CCGAATCGAGTTCCACCACATAGCGATATTGAGTGCCGCTCTCCGCGCAGCCGTCGTTCTTGACCCCCAGCCGCAACGCCGTGTCCACCGAGAACTTCTCCCTGTCGATCATGCTTCGCACGACCTGAGCGGCGTTTTGTGTCAGTGTGATCATTCAAGCTCTCCTTTCATTTGTAAGGCTTGCTGAAACGCTAGTTCGTTGCTCACTTAGCAAGCGCCTCGCATCTCAACTCGATGGGGGCGCCTACTCGGTCGAAACAGTCTCCGTTTTCTCCTCGAGGGCAGCTAGCATCGTATGCCAGGCTAGGGTGGCGCACTTCACCCGCACCGGGAACTCGGAAACACCCGAAAAGACAACCAACTTGCCGACATCGGCTCCATCGTGTGGCTCGGTCGCCTGGCTAGTAACGAGCCGGTGAAACCGCGCGAACAGCTCCTGTGCCTGGCTCTTGGTCTTACCCTTGAGGCTGGCGGTCATCATCGAGGCCGAAGCTTTGGAGATGGCGCAGCCCGAACCTTCAAAGCTGATATCCTTGACCGCGTCATTCTCGAGTTGCAGGTACACCGTGAAGTGGTCGCCGCAGAGTGGGTTGTAGCCCTCCGCCTTCCGGTTTGCCTGAGGCAAGGACCGAAAGTTGCGTGGCTTCTTGCAATGCTCCAGGATCATATCCTGATAAAGGTCCCGAACGTCTCGCAGTTCTGCCATCAGGCGAAGATCTCCTGAACCTTACAGATCCCTCTCATCAAGGCATCCACCTCCTCCTCGGTGTTGTACAGCGCAAACGAAGCGCGTGCGGTCGCTGGTACGCCAAAAAACTGCATCACTGGCTGCGCGCAGTGGTGCCCGGTACGGACAGCGATCCCCTCCTGGTCCAGGACGGTGCCGATGTCGTGGGGGTGCACCCCTTCGAGCACGAAGGAAAGCACTGCCGCCTTTTCCTGCGCCGTGCCGATAAGGCGAATACCTGGCAACGATGAAATCCGTTCCGTGGCATAGGCCAGCAGGTAGTGCTCGTGCACCGCCACGCGTTCCAGCGCGATGCGTCTTAGGTACTCGACGGCTGCGCCCAGGCCGATGACCCCGGCGATGTTCGGTGTGCCCGCCTCGAACTTGAAGGGAAGACGATTGTAGGTCGTCTTCTCGAAGGTGACGGAGCTGATCATGTCGCCCCCGCCCTGATAAGGAGGCATGGCTTCCAGCAGCCGCTTCTTACCGTACAACACGCCGACTCCCGTCGGTCCGTACATCTTGTGCCCGGAGAAGGCATAGAAATCACAGTCCAGCTCTTGCACGTCCACTTGGAGGTGAGGAACTGCTTGAGCGCCATCCACCAGAACCGGGATGCCGTGCTCGTGCGCCATTGCGATGATCTGCCGTACCGGATTGACAGTGCCCAGGGCATTGGACACGTGCGCCACAGCCACCAGCTTCGTCAGCGGTGTCAGCAGCTTTTCATACTCATCCAGCAAGAGCTCGCCGCGACCGTTCATCGGGACGACGCGAAGCCGCGCGCCCCTCTCCTCGCACAAGATCTGCCAGGGCACAATGTTGGAGTGGTGCTCCATCGCTGAGATCAAGACTGCGTCGCCCGCCTGCAGGTGCGTCCTGCCGTAGCTGTGTGCCACTAGGTTGATGGCTTCGGTGGTTCCGCGGACGAAGATCACTTCGGCGGGGTCGGCAGCATTGATAAACTGCTGGACAGCGAGCCGCACATCCTCGTATGCCTTGGTTGCGCGCTCGGAGAGCAGGTGCACGCCGCGGTGGATGTTCGAACAGTCCTCCTGGTAAAAGCGAGTGATGGCGTCGATGACCAACTGCGGTTTCTGCGTCGTGGCCGCGTTGTCCAGGTATACGAGGGGTTTGTCGTGCACGAGTTGTTTCAGCGCGGGAAAATCTTCCCTGACCCTGCCGACATCGAAGCCAGCGACCACAGGGGCAACGCGGTTGATAGCGGTGCTCATCGGACCGCCTCCGGATACATTGCCTGGGGCAAAGACTGCGTGATGATCCTTTCCAGGTAGCTGCGGATCGAACCCGGCTTCATGCGCTCCAGGCACTCACTAGCAAAGGCGAACAGCAGCAGGCCTCGGGCCGAAGCCTCATCCAGGCCGCGCGAGCGCAAGTAGAAAAACGCTTCCTCATCGATCTGGCCGATCGTGGCGCCGTGAGTGCACTTCACGTCGTCGGCATGGATTTCAAGCTGCGGCTTCGTGTCCATCTGCGCCCCATCGGACAGGAGCAGGTTGCGGTTGGTTTGCTTGGCATCGGTTTTCTGCGCGTCTTTGTGCACGATGATCCGCCCGTGGAAGACGCCGCGTGACTCTCCGTCCAGGATGCCGTTGTAGAACTGGCGGCTGGCGCAGTGCGCGCTCGCGTGCTCCACCTTCATGTAGTTGTCCATGTGCTGTCGGCCGTTCCCGATGAACAGGCCGTTGATCAGGCATTCGCCGCCCTCGCCGGCCAGCACCGGGTGCACGTTGTTGCGCACCAGAGCGCCGCCCAGCAGCACCGAGTGCGAACTGACACTCGCGCTGCGTCCTTGCTGGGTGCGCAGCGTGGAGACGTGAAACACTTGCGTATCCTCGCGTTCGATTCTGTAGTGGTGAAGCACCGTGTGCTCGCCCGCGACCATCTCGGTCACGACGCTGGAGAACGACACGCCCGGTCTCAGCGAGACATAGTCCTCGAGGACCGTGGCTTGGCTGTCCTCTTCGGCCACGATCAGGTTGCGCGGGTGCGCCATCAGTGGTGTCTCGCTGCTGACATTGAGATACAGAAGATAGATAGGCTCTTCGAGCACCATGCCCCGCGGGATGAACACGAACGCGCCGTCCTCGAAGAACGCCGTGTTCAGCGCCGTAAAGGCCTCCTGGCGGTAATCGGCGTAGCGGGCGAAATGCGGTTCGACCTTTTCCCGCTCCTTCAGGATCGCTTCGGCGAGGCTGGCAACCTTCAGCCCTTTGTGTCCCAGCGTCAGGCGCGAGAGCCCCGGCGCGTACCGCCCGTTCACAAACACTAGCTGAGAGGCCAGACCCGCCAACCTGTAGGGAGCAACGTCGTGATCGGTGACTCCGTCCAATCCGCGCTCAGAGAGCTGGAATGTGCTCTCGGCAATGGGGGCAACGTTGGTGAAGCGCCAGTCCTCCTCATGGACCGTCGGGAAGCCCAACTGGCAGAAGCGGGTAAAAGCGTCCTCGCGCACACCCCGCAGCCAAGCCTCCTGGTTATGGGCCGGCGCCTGCTTCTGCGACTGGTCGAAGGCTTGGAGGTAGCTCTGGAGCTGTTGCGTGGTCGTGATCACGTTGCTTGCTCTCCGTTAAACCGCAACCGGGGCAGTGTGGTCTTCGGCCTCGACCCAGGCGTAGCCTTTTTCCTCGAGCGCCAGCGCCAGCTCCTTGCCGCCCGACTTGGCGATCCGCCCATCGACGAGAACGTGCACGAAATCCGGAACGATGTAGTTCAGGAGGCGCTGGTAGTGTGTAACCACGATGGTGGCCCGGTCAGGGCTGCGCATGGCGTTCACGCCGTTGGCCACGATCTTCAGCGCGTCGATATCGAGCCCCGAATCGGTCTCGTCCAGAATGGCGAGCTTGGGCTCCAGCAACGCCATCTGCAGAATCTCATTGCGCTTCTTCTCGCCGCCGGAGGAGCCTTCGTTCACAGAGCGGTTCATGAAACGCTCGTCCACATCGAGCAGTTTCATTTTTTCCTTATAGAACGGCAGAAAGTCCATCGCGTCCATCTCTTCCTGACCGCGGTATTTTCGGATGGCATTCAACGCGGCGCGCAGGAAGTAGGCGTTGCTGATGCCGGAGATCTCAATAGGGTATTGGAAGGCCATGAAAAGGCCTTCGCACGCTGCCTCTTCCGGCTTCATGGCCAGCAAGTCCTTGCCGTTGAACAGCACCTCGCCTTGGGTGACCTGGAAGGTCTCGCGGCGGGCGAGCACCAGCGCGAGAGTGCTCTTGCCCGAGCCGTTCGGCCCCATGATGGAGTGCACCTCCCCGGCATTCACCTTCAGGTTGACCCCCTTGAGGATTTCGTGGTTCTCAACTTTGACGTGCAGGTTCTTAATCTGCAGCATGGCGTTATCCAACACTCCCTTCCAGGCTCACACTCAGCAGTTTCTGCGCCTCGACGGCGAACTCCATAGGCAGGTTTCGGAAGACCTGCTTGCAGAAGCCGTTAATGATCATCGAAACCGCATCTTCCTTGGACAGGCCGCGCTGCTGCAGGTAGAAGATCTGGTCGTCGCCGATCTTCGATGTGGACGCTTCGTGCTCCATGCGCGCCGTCGAGTTCTTCACCTCGATGTAGGGGAAGGTGTGGGCTCCACATTTTTCACCGATGAGCAGCGAATCGCACTGCGTGTAGTTGCGAGCTCGCGTGGCGCCCTGGAGGATCTTAACCAGCCCGCGGTAGGTGTTCTGGCCATGGCCGGCTGAAATGCCCTTAGCGATGATCGTGCTCCGCGTGTTCTTACCGATGTGGATCATCTTGGTGCCGGTGTCGGCCTGCTGGTAGTTATTGGTGAGAGCCACCGAGTAAAATTCGCCGATAGAGTTGTCCCCTTGCAGGATGACGCCGGGGTACTTCCAAGTGATTGCGGCACCGGTTTCAACCTGCGTCCAGGAGATCTTGGAGTTCTTTCCCAGCGCCTTTCCGCGCTTGGTCACGAAGTTGTAAATGCCGCCCTTGCCGTCTTTGTCGCCTGGGTACCAGTTCTGGATGGTCGAGTATTTGATGGTGGCGTTGTCGTGGGCAATCAGCTCAACGACAGCGGCATGCAGTTGGTTCTCATCCCGCATCGGGGCAGTGCACCCTTCCAGGTAGCTCACGTAGCTGCCTTCATCCGCGATAATCAGAGTGCGCTCGAACTGGCCGGTATCCTTGGCATTGATGCGGAAGTACGTCGACAGCTCCATGGGGCAACGCACACCCTTAGGCACATAGACAAACGAGCCGTCGCTGAAGACGGCAGAGTTCAACGTCGCAAAAAAGTTATCGGTGTAAGGTACGACCGACCCGAGATACTTCTGGACCAGCTCGGGGTGCTCCTGCACCGCCTCAGAAAAGGAGCAAAAGATGATCCCCAGTTCAGCGAGCTTCTCCTTGAATGTGGTTGCCACCGACACGCTGTCGAAGACCGCATCGACCGCAACGCCGGCCAGGCGCTGTTGTTCCGCCAGGGGGATACCCAGCTTTTCGAACGTGGCCAGCACCGCTGGGTCCATCTCATCGAGGCTGTTCAGCGTGGCTTTCGGTTTCGGCGCCGAGTAGTAGATGATGTCTTGGTAGTCGATCGGGCCATAGTGAATGTTCGCCCACTTGGGCTCTGCGGCCGCTTTTTCGAGTTTCGCCCAGTGCCGATAGGACTTCAGCCGCCATTCGAGCATCCACTCGGGCTCATTCTTCTTGGCCGAGATCAGGCGGATGATGTCCTCGTTCAGGCCGCGAGGTGCCGAATCGGCCTCGATTTCCGTGACAAACCCGTACTTGTATTCGCGGTTGGCAAGGGCTTCTAAGGCCCTCGTGTCAGTGCCCATGGCTGCATCCTTTCCAAGTTCAACGCGGTTGCGGAACCGACGTCCGTTGCCTCATACCTGAAAAATCTTTCATGTTTCGGGCGCGAAAAAAATAATGCGTGCGCCCTAAACCTGAGCAGGCGAGCGAAATGTTTTTCCCAACGACAGTTCGACCAGTGTTTCCTTGCCCAGGATCTGGGAGATTGGAATGCCGTCCATCACCCCCACAACGTATTCCGTGATGCCCCTCCAGACCGGACGCAGGCGGCAGTCCTTGTCGTGGATACAAGTCCTACGTTGGCCCGTATAGCGATCGCAGATGTCCTCCGTCGTCCAGAGGCCACCGAGCGCCCTTTCCACGTCGCCGAGACTGATTTGCTCGGGGGGTCTCGCCAGAACGTAGCCGCCTTTGACCCCTCGGTGGCTCTTGGTGAAACCAGCCTTCTTCAGGGTCCAGAGCAGCTTTTCAACGTAGGGACAAGAGAGCCCCTCCCGACGCGCAATTTCGGCAGCGCTGAGAGGCTCCCCGGGGGGCGCGGAAGCCAATTGCAAGATGCAGCGGAGGCCGTACTCTTCTTTGGCGGTGATTCTCATCGGGGGTATCTCCTATCAACGCCAGTCTGCCAAAACCATACTATTTTGTCAACTATTATCGGCGCCTCGCCAAGCTGGCCTTGATGCAGGGGAAGGATAGAACCTAAGATGCCGGCGTACTCCATCCCGACCGCTTGTCGAGCCGACCAAATCGAATTAGTCTTAGCCGCCACCTGACAACGCTTTCGCTTTGGCGGGCCGCATCACCGAGGCCGCGACCGAAACTGCCAGGATGAGCGCAGTCACCCCCAGCGAGAGAGTCACGGGAATCTTGTAAATGTCCACCATCAGTATCTTGATTCCCACGAACACGAGAATGGCCGAAAGCCCATAGTGCAGGTAACGGAATAACTGCATGATGCCTGCCAGAGCGAAGTACAGTGCCCGCAGGCCCGGAACTGCAAACACGTTCGACGTGACTAAATTCGTAAACGCCGACGGCCTTACTGAGTCTCGTATAATATATTGACACACGAGTAAAAAAAGAGACTGCTGGCTTTCAGGAAGTCACGCAGCACGTCGGGGCAACGGCGAACGCGCCGGGCACCTTCGGGATGAATGGGTCGAGGAGTTTTTCGACCCCGATCTTGAGGTCGTCTTCGCTCTGCGCCTGCTCGGCTACACGACGGATGGCGCCTGCAAGGTTTGCGGGCGACTGAGGGTGCTCTGGCATCGGGACGGATTATGGCGGGATTGGCAAAACAGTTGTTCTATAAGTTCCTGTTTTTGCTTCAGCCGCCCGTCGAAGAGCCAGCGAGGGCGGCCACTTCGGCAAACACGGCCTGGAACTGGGTATGGATGCGCGCGTTGCTGGCGGCGATTTCCGGATCGCCCGGTTGATACGGCCGGCCGCTGAAGTCGGTCACCACCCCTCCGGCCTCGCGGACGATGAGCGTGCCGGCGGCGGTATCCCACGCCTTCAGGTTCAATTCCCAGAAGCCATCAAACCGTCCGCAAGCAACGTAGCAAAGATCGAGCGCGGCTGAGCCATCCCGTCGAACCCCGTGAGAGCATAGCGTGAACTTCTGATAGTAGCCGATGTTCGGGTTGGGATGACGCTTCTGGGTCGTAAAGCCGGTGCCAAGGAGGCTTTCGGCCAGTCGCTCGGTGAGGGAAACGCGAATCGGCCGGTGGTTCAGGAAGGCCCCGCCGCCGCGCTCGGCCCGGAAAAGCTCTTCGCGCACCGGATCATAGACAACGCCGGCCAGCAAGTCCTTTTCTTGCATCAAGGCAATGGAGACGGCAAAGCAGGGATAGCGGTGAACGAAATTGGTAGTGCCGTCGAGCGGGTCAACGTACCAGCAAAACGGGGATTCGGCGGGACGTCCCCCGCCCTCCTCGGCCACCACTGAATGCTTGGGAAAATAACTGCGCAGGCGCTCGACAATCAGTTCTTCCGACCGGCGATCGGCCTCGGTGATCAGGTCCGCTCCTCCCTTGTAGGAGGCCTGGACGCCGCGGTCGAAGTGAGCGAGCAAGAGCTTCCCCGCCTGGCGGGCGACTTCAACAGCAACGTCGAGGTAGTGACTCACGGAGTTTCTCCGTTCACC
This genomic window from Candidatus Acidiferrales bacterium contains:
- the sufB gene encoding Fe-S cluster assembly protein SufB, which codes for MGTDTRALEALANREYKYGFVTEIEADSAPRGLNEDIIRLISAKKNEPEWMLEWRLKSYRHWAKLEKAAAEPKWANIHYGPIDYQDIIYYSAPKPKATLNSLDEMDPAVLATFEKLGIPLAEQQRLAGVAVDAVFDSVSVATTFKEKLAELGIIFCSFSEAVQEHPELVQKYLGSVVPYTDNFFATLNSAVFSDGSFVYVPKGVRCPMELSTYFRINAKDTGQFERTLIIADEGSYVSYLEGCTAPMRDENQLHAAVVELIAHDNATIKYSTIQNWYPGDKDGKGGIYNFVTKRGKALGKNSKISWTQVETGAAITWKYPGVILQGDNSIGEFYSVALTNNYQQADTGTKMIHIGKNTRSTIIAKGISAGHGQNTYRGLVKILQGATRARNYTQCDSLLIGEKCGAHTFPYIEVKNSTARMEHEASTSKIGDDQIFYLQQRGLSKEDAVSMIINGFCKQVFRNLPMEFAVEAQKLLSVSLEGSVG
- a CDS encoding Rrf2 family transcriptional regulator, whose amino-acid sequence is MRITAKEEYGLRCILQLASAPPGEPLSAAEIARREGLSCPYVEKLLWTLKKAGFTKSHRGVKGGYVLARPPEQISLGDVERALGGLWTTEDICDRYTGQRRTCIHDKDCRLRPVWRGITEYVVGVMDGIPISQILGKETLVELSLGKTFRSPAQV
- a CDS encoding cysteine desulfurase, giving the protein MSTAINRVAPVVAGFDVGRVREDFPALKQLVHDKPLVYLDNAATTQKPQLVIDAITRFYQEDCSNIHRGVHLLSERATKAYEDVRLAVQQFINAADPAEVIFVRGTTEAINLVAHSYGRTHLQAGDAVLISAMEHHSNIVPWQILCEERGARLRVVPMNGRGELLLDEYEKLLTPLTKLVAVAHVSNALGTVNPVRQIIAMAHEHGIPVLVDGAQAVPHLQVDVQELDCDFYAFSGHKMYGPTGVGVLYGKKRLLEAMPPYQGGGDMISSVTFEKTTYNRLPFKFEAGTPNIAGVIGLGAAVEYLRRIALERVAVHEHYLLAYATERISSLPGIRLIGTAQEKAAVLSFVLEGVHPHDIGTVLDQEGIAVRTGHHCAQPVMQFFGVPATARASFALYNTEEEVDALMRGICKVQEIFA
- the sufC gene encoding Fe-S cluster assembly ATPase SufC; protein product: MDNAMLQIKNLHVKVENHEILKGVNLKVNAGEVHSIMGPNGSGKSTLALVLARRETFQVTQGEVLFNGKDLLAMKPEEAACEGLFMAFQYPIEISGISNAYFLRAALNAIRKYRGQEEMDAMDFLPFYKEKMKLLDVDERFMNRSVNEGSSGGEKKRNEILQMALLEPKLAILDETDSGLDIDALKIVANGVNAMRSPDRATIVVTHYQRLLNYIVPDFVHVLVDGRIAKSGGKELALALEEKGYAWVEAEDHTAPVAV
- the sufD gene encoding Fe-S cluster assembly protein SufD gives rise to the protein MITTTQQLQSYLQAFDQSQKQAPAHNQEAWLRGVREDAFTRFCQLGFPTVHEEDWRFTNVAPIAESTFQLSERGLDGVTDHDVAPYRLAGLASQLVFVNGRYAPGLSRLTLGHKGLKVASLAEAILKEREKVEPHFARYADYRQEAFTALNTAFFEDGAFVFIPRGMVLEEPIYLLYLNVSSETPLMAHPRNLIVAEEDSQATVLEDYVSLRPGVSFSSVVTEMVAGEHTVLHHYRIEREDTQVFHVSTLRTQQGRSASVSSHSVLLGGALVRNNVHPVLAGEGGECLINGLFIGNGRQHMDNYMKVEHASAHCASRQFYNGILDGESRGVFHGRIIVHKDAQKTDAKQTNRNLLLSDGAQMDTKPQLEIHADDVKCTHGATIGQIDEEAFFYLRSRGLDEASARGLLLFAFASECLERMKPGSIRSYLERIITQSLPQAMYPEAVR
- a CDS encoding inositol monophosphatase family protein — translated: MSHYLDVAVEVARQAGKLLLAHFDRGVQASYKGGADLITEADRRSEELIVERLRSYFPKHSVVAEEGGGRPAESPFCWYVDPLDGTTNFVHRYPCFAVSIALMQEKDLLAGVVYDPVREELFRAERGGGAFLNHRPIRVSLTERLAESLLGTGFTTQKRHPNPNIGYYQKFTLCSHGVRRDGSAALDLCYVACGRFDGFWELNLKAWDTAAGTLIVREAGGVVTDFSGRPYQPGDPEIAASNARIHTQFQAVFAEVAALAGSSTGG
- a CDS encoding SUF system NifU family Fe-S cluster assembly protein, translated to MAELRDVRDLYQDMILEHCKKPRNFRSLPQANRKAEGYNPLCGDHFTVYLQLENDAVKDISFEGSGCAISKASASMMTASLKGKTKSQAQELFARFHRLVTSQATEPHDGADVGKLVVFSGVSEFPVRVKCATLAWHTMLAALEEKTETVSTE